Below is a genomic region from Fischerella sp. PCC 9605.
CCAGAGGATTTTGTCGAGTAAAAAGGCTGAACTAACTTAGGCAAAACCTCTAGAGCTATGGGTTCGCCATCATTATGTATATTAATGCAGACTTGATTTATATTGGTATTACTACAAATTTGCAACTTTACAGTATCTCCTTCTGCGATCGCTTCATACGCATTCCGAACCAAATTAATCAATACTTGCTTTAATTTATCTTTGTCACCTAATACCTTCGCCGCAGTTGTTGCTGGAAAAAATTCAATCTCTCTCCTCACTGCTTCCGGCATATCTCGCAGCGATGCTTGGATTTCATTAATCAATTCGTTAATCTCAATATCTTCTAGTTGCAAAGTCTGTGGCTTAGCGTAAAGCAATATTTCTTTTAATAATCTCTCCAATCGATTCGCTTCGTCTAATGCCAGAGATAATCGCTCTTTTGCTGGTGCAGATAAATCCAGTCTCTGAAAAAAGTTTAACCCCATTTTCATCGTGGTAAAAGGGTTGCGAATTTCATGGATAATGCTGGCAGCAAATTCACCAATTGCGGCTAACCTTTCTTGTTCCACTAATTGAGCTTGCGCTACCTGCAATTCTTCTGTTCTACGTGCTACCTCTGCTTCTAAAATCTGATTAAATTGCAACTGTTGCTGGTAAAGATAATAGTTATCTATCGCTGTTGCTGCACGTTCTGCAAATAACTCAGCGATACCAACCTCTTCAGCAGTAAATTGGCGTGGTGTTTTGTGAAAAGAACAAATTGTGCCAATCACTTCACCTTGAGAAGTACGTAAAGGTACACCTAAATAAGCTCGATACCCCTCTGGTGCTTTACCATAATCAGTATAGGTTTTCGTATCTTCTACTACAAGGCTTTGCTTCGTCTCCACCACAGTGCCAGTTAAAAGACCATGTAATGAATATATTTCTTCACCTTCATCACCCATGTCTATACTACTAGCTAGCACCTTCTCGAAACCATTCTGGCAAAGAGTGACGACTGAGCAATCTAGCTCAAGTAATTCACTCACACCCAAGGTAATTTC
It encodes:
- a CDS encoding GAF domain-containing sensor histidine kinase gives rise to the protein MSCKSGEWQRERRTLEVLSSLSYRTGELKRYLREITLGVSELLELDCSVVTLCQNGFEKVLASSIDMGDEGEEIYSLHGLLTGTVVETKQSLVVEDTKTYTDYGKAPEGYRAYLGVPLRTSQGEVIGTICSFHKTPRQFTAEEVGIAELFAERAATAIDNYYLYQQQLQFNQILEAEVARRTEELQVAQAQLVEQERLAAIGEFAASIIHEIRNPFTTMKMGLNFFQRLDLSAPAKERLSLALDEANRLERLLKEILLYAKPQTLQLEDIEINELINEIQASLRDMPEAVRREIEFFPATTAAKVLGDKDKLKQVLINLVRNAYEAIAEGDTVKLQICSNTNINQVCINIHNDGEPIALEVLPKLVQPFYSTKSSGTGLGLAISKRIVEAHGGELSIKSNALEGTTVSVQLPMIAA